TCATTCTTGGGAGGCCCTAACTTCCTTGAGGTTTCTCTCATCGTCGTCATTATCATCTCTAATAATAGTAAGGAAGTTCAAATCTTCTTCCGCTAACTGTTCAAAggcttttctaaattttttagcCATTTTTAACGTAAGATTTATAGAGTTCCACATAGTTGGTACATCTAGAGAAACATGAACTTTGCATATAATGTCTTCAAGTTGTACACACGACTTAAATGTACTCTAACTTTGAGGGGATGATTTAACGTATTTCATAACACATCTCACCCATGCAATAGACtcatcatattttttcaacCCCTAGcggacaattaaatttaatatgtgGGCATAACACTAAACATGCAAGAATTGATGTTCTAAAGCAATGTCCCTCCTatgctttgttttctttttcaaataagaaactaCTCTGTTATTAGAATTTCTATTATCaagagtgattgcaagtatTTTCAGTCACCCACAATCATGCAAGTACAACTCTATAGCCTTACTAAGtgtatcacccttgtgattttcaactaaaaaaaaaaagaaagaatcatCTTATGTAGATTTCAATCATCACCAATAAAGTGTTCAATAACACACATAAAACTGAGGTTTTGCATAGATGTCCATGTGTGTGCGGTAAGGAAAATATATTGCCCATGAAGAggactttttaacttatttttccCCTCAAATACACATTGAAACAATCTTTCATAATTGTAACACGAGATGGAATCCCTATCCACTTAGGGAAAATAATAAGTACACAACTTTTGAAACATTCCCATTTGACGAATCTAAATGGCAACTTATCTAGAATAATCATCTTTACTAAGACTTGTTTACAAGTCTCAACACTAAATGTTATGGGAATAAGTCCCCTACTACTACTTTTTCCATCCTTAGCCTTCCAACCCAAAATAGTTTGAGGTTTATCCATCTTATTAAACAGACActtcttacattatttttcaatatgatATTTCATGGATATTGTACCGTTGGTCTTCATATCACATGCATATGAAGCACCACAGTAATTACATCCAACCCTAGATTCAGTTGGATCacgttttgatatttttgtgaggtgatcccaaaccattgacTTAGTTCTACCACTACTACCACTAGCACTCGATTTTGTATTTACATTGGGTGAGAGTGGAGGAATACCTTGCCCTTATGATGACTCAGGAGCATTATTTGTGGTAAAGTCTCCCGATATTGTTTCTTTTGTAGGgtctatatagaaaaatatcaaacacAAATTAGATtagtttttctaaaaaaaaattaaacttgtaatcTAAAGCCAAGGCCCATGAACAAGAAAAAATACTATCAAACACATTTACATATGGTGGCAAGTAAAATAAACCCAATCTGTCAAACACTAATATAAAACCAATATGTCAAACACTAAACATTTAAAACTATCTGTCAAGACTTCTGACATTTTCTTTCACTAATTTTTTCTATCATTTGGTGCAAGCTAATTGAATAAAAGTATTACGATCCCACATCGACTAAGTATGGGATTGGTTGGTGGTTTATAAGCCCCTAGGCACCCTTTCCTTGTAAGTAGGTTTTCAAGGATAAGTTCTACCTAGTGGGTTCataacaaatggtatcagagccacccCACAGTTCTAAGGTCATGTTGCGACGGTTGCAATCGTGCGGCACAGGGGGTGATGCCGATATGGCAATGTTCGTCTGGGGTTAGGAAAAACCTAGTGCACAGCCAGCCTGTGTGAGTGTCGAGACTATTGTGGACATTGGCTGCAAAGCATGGTGGTTGTTACAATTCCACATCGACTAAGTATGAGATTAATTGGTATTTTATAAGCCCCTAGGCACCTTTCCCCTATAAGCTGATTTTCAAGAGTGAGTTCTACCTAGTAGGTTCATAACAAATTTGTGTTATGAGCTAGGTCCCAGATCGTAAAAAGAGAGAAGTGTTTTTAGGGTCACGTAAGCAAGggaattatttttaattgtaagGGTAGTTAAGTactttacttatttttatttccgtTGTATTTAGTTTTATGTTGATTGGGTCTTTGGGCTATCTTGTACGTCGTGGGTAAAGTGATGTAGTGGTCTGCACCTGGCCATGCCTTTAGGAAGGAAGTTATTTTCAATTGTCTATTCATTTCAATAGTTTGGCTAGTAAAAGATTGGTCTCAGAGCTGTGTTCCTACGACATGACGGAAGGAACTCAGAACGCCCAAATGGTAGAGGCGATGGCCTTGTTAAAAGGGGAGACATCCCCTTTAAGGGATGAGCAAGATAGGCAACGTGCTTTAATGGAAACTATGTTACAATAGATCAGTAATCTAGTAGCTGGCTATGACAATTTGGTGCAGAATTCATCAAACCTAAATTCGGGGGAAGGATCATCAAGTGATTCCAACATAAAGCTAAAATTCTAATCCACTTTTCGATGGGAATGCAGGAATCCAAGCAAGAACACTCCGTTTAGATTTTCCTCACTTTGAAGGCAGAGACTCTAATGAATGGATCTTAGAGCACATCAGTTTTTTACTTTCTGCCAAACTCCTCAGGATCAAAAGCTCTAGATTGCATCTTTTCACATGGAGGGGAAGGCCTTATCATGGTACAACTGGTTGATGGAGTCCAGTCCAGTAGCAAGTTGGGAGGAATTTGTAGTGGCCTTTTACACTCGGTTTGGGCCTTTGGCTTATGAAGACCCGGTGGGGACATTCACCAAGTTGCGGCAAACAAGGAGTGTGAAGGAATACCAAACACAATTTGAGATCTTGTCCAACAAAATTCATGGGGTTAGTGTAGAATTTCGTATAAGTACTTTTATAAGTGGATTAAGGGATGATTTAAGGATTATAATTACCATGTTTAAACCATTTACTCTCTTTGCTACCTTTATGGCTACAAGAAGAGGAAGTTTGGAGAAGAAAGATGAGTTTTAAAACCCCTAACAGCCAAGCCATCTCACAGCCAAGCCATCTCACAGCCAACCCCAGCCAAGCCCTCAAATTTAAGACTACCTGGCCCAAATCTCATACTTAGACTCCCAGCACTCCCAATTAAGTTGAAACCAAATACCACCACAAATAGAAGAAGTTCTTACCCCATTAAGCATATCACCCCTAACCAAATgcatgagagaagagagaggttTATGCTATTATTGTGATGAGAAATATCAATTGGGGCATAGGTGCAGATGCCTAAACTCTATTTGTTGGAGGGGCTATAGATGGAACAAGAAGAAGAGGGTGAGGAAGTAGAAGAGGAGTCACCAGATAtggaaacaataataatagtACAGCAGGTTGAATTATTTGGTATATCCTTACATGCTATAGCCGGATCTCCATCACCCAAAACTATGAGGTTAGTTGGGAGAATTAATTTACAACTAGTGATTATTTTGATTGATACGGGTAGCACACATAACTTTATAGATGTAAATGTAGCAAGGAGGCCCAAACTACCAGTGAAGGTCAGCCAACTGGCAGTTCAAGTGGCAAATGGTGAAGCACTTCCTTGCTATGGTTGCTGTAAGGCAATTACTTTCACTTTAGatcattatgattttatggctaaCCTCTATTTACTAACCCTGGGAGGATGTGATATTGTATTGGGAGTGGACTTGTTAAGGAGTTTGGAGACTATCCAGTGGAATTTTGTAGATCTCAGCATGAGGTTCTTGGTTAAAGGAAAGCAGTTTTTGTTGTAGGGATTAAAGCCACCTAAGAATTcataggaagaagaagaaaaactcagCAAGGCAACTTTGGTGGAGGGTAAAGGAATTTGGCTGTAGTTAGTGGAGGCAGTCAATCTCAAAGGAAGAGCACCAATTATCCAGCCACATAAGCTGTACTGGACTCTTTCCAGGAAACGTTTATTGAACCAACAGGGTTGCCACCACCTCGGAGTTATGACCACCATATCTAGCTATAGGAAGCTTCCAAACCCAAATGTGTAAGGCCTTATAGGTAGCCTTATtaccaaaagggggagattgagaAGTTGGTTCGGGAAATGCTTAAATCAAGGATTATTCGGCACAGTCAAAGGCCTTATTCTTCACCAGTTCTCTCAATAAGGATAGAATTAAAGATAAGTACTCTATCCTTAATATAGATGAATTGTTAGATGAGTTGTATGGAGCTGTAATATTTACTAAGCTTAATTTAAGATTGGGGTATCATCAAATCAGGATAAGGCCTGAGGAtatacccaaaactgctttttGTACACACAAAGGACACTATGAATTTCTAGTGATGTCCTTTGGGTTTACCAATGCACTAGCCACTTTTCAAGGATTGATGAAcgatatatttagatattatttacaaaattttgtgttggttttctttgatgatattCTTATTTATAGTAAGAAAATGGGAGATCATGTGGGACATCTTAAGGCTGTTTTAGCAATCTTGAAACAGCATCAGTTGTATGCTAAAGCTAGCAAATGTGCATTCGGGTGTCAAGAGGTGGAGTATCTTGGCTACATTATCTCGAATGAGGGAGTAAATGCAAATCCTATGAAGATTTCAACAATGATGGAGTGGCCTACTCCTAAAAATCCTAAAGCCTTGAGGGGTTTCCTAGAGCTTACAGGATATTACAAAAAATTTGTGAGGGGTTCTATAAGAATTGTAGCACCTCTCACTACTCTCCTCAACAAGAATTCTTTTAGTTGGACAGAAGAGGTGACTCAAGCATTTTTAGCACTCAAGATTACCATGGTAAACCCTCCAGTACTAGGGTTACCAAATTTCTCTAAGGCGTTTGTGGTGGAATGTGATGCATCGAGGAATATTCTTGGAGCAGTATTGATGTAAGAGGGAAGACTATTAGCTTATCTCAGCAAAGCAATTAAaggtaaaaatttatttttatctgcttatgaaaaagaattacttatATTAGTGTTGGCAGTTTGAAAATGGAGGCACTATTTGCTGGGTTATTAGTTCAAGGTGAGGACATATCAGCCAGCATTTGCTAGAGCAAAAGGTGGGGACTCAATTCCAACAAAAATGGGTCTCAAAATTGTTAGGAATCAATTTTACCTTGGATTACAAAAGggggaaagaaaataaagctgCCGATGCATTATCTAGGCTTCACACAGATAAGGAAGAACTAGAGGGAGTGCAGGTTACTGCCCATGTGATGGAAGTCAAGACTATAAGTACCGTTGAAGCTACATGGCTAGAAGGGTTCCAGCAAGCATATGATCATGACCCCTAGTTGCAGTAGCTTTTTAGCCGTTACCATCTGGGTGACCTTAATTTCTAAAAATACAACTTACATGAGAAGTCGATATTCTACAAAGGAAGATTGCATTTGGGAACCCTAACTCACATACAGCAGCAGATTATCCAACAATTCCACAACAGACCAATTGGTGGTCATACAGAGACACATAAAACATAATCCAGAATCAAGAGGGAGTTCTTTTGGCATGACATGCTTTGGGAcatcaaaaaatttattagaGAATGTGATATATGCCAAAAAACCAAAATGAAAAATCTCAAGCCAGCATACCTCTTACAACCATTACAAATTCCAAGCAAAGCATAGGTCGATATCAGCATGGATTTCATAGATGGGTTACTTCTATCCAAAGGAAGCACAATTATCATGGTCACAGTAGACAGATTTAGCAAATATGGACACTTTGTACGTTTGTCCCACCCTTATACAGCAGCAGGAGTAACTCAAAAATTTATGGACCAGGTTTTCAAGCTCCATGGTCTACCCCAAAGTATAGTAAGTGATAGGGATGCCATATTTACTAGTCACTTCTAGAAGGAGCTCTTCCAAGTGAATGGTACAGAGTTATTATTAAGTTTAGcctatcatccacaaacagatGGATAGACCGAAGTAATGAACAAGTGGCTGGGATGTTACCTCAGATGTTTTTGTAGCGATAGACCGAAGGATTGGGTTAGATGGTTACCTCTAGTGGAGTGGTCCTACAATGCCTTGGTGCATGCTTCAACTAGATTAAGCCCTTTTGAGGTGGCATCCGACCAAGCCCCACCTTGCATCCTTCCATATGAACAAGGGTCTACAACAGTAGAGGTCGTCGAAGAGGAAATGAAGAATAGAGACTTCATTCTAAAACTTGTGCGAGAGAACCTGCAAGATGCTCAAGAGAAGATGAAATGACATGTTGATAAAAAGAGAACGATTCGGGAGTTCGAAATAGGTGATTGGATTTATCTATGATTGAGGCCCTATTGGCAGGTTATGGTGGTGCTAAGATGGAACCTCAAGATTTCTCCGAAGTACTATGGTCTTTTTCAGATTATACAAAGGATGGGAAAAGTCGCATACAAGCTCGATCTACCAagaacttccaagatttatctAGTATTTCATGTTTCTGACCTTAAAAAGAAGATTGGTAACAAGGTAATCCCAAGCCCTAACTTACATGTGACAATGGAGGATGGAACCCTAAGTCCTGAACCCGAAAAAGTCATAGATCTACACCTTAAGAAGAAGGGATCTAGGGTTAGAGCTAAGTTATTAGTCAAGTGGAAGGATAAGAAGGAGGAGAATTCAACTTGGGTGGACTTAGAAGAGCTGCGCAGGAGATTTCCAGATCTTGAGGGCAAGATCTTTGGATGAAGGGGGTTGTGTAATGAGCTAAGTCCTAGATTGTAAAAAGATGGGAGTGTATCCAGGGCTACGTAAGCAAGGggattatttttaattgtaagAGTAGTTaagtactttatttatttttattttagttgtattTGGTTTTATGTTGATTGGGACTTTGAGCTGTCTTGTACGTCGTGGGTTAAGTGATGTAGTCATTTGTACCTGTCCATACCTTTAGAAAGGAAATTATTTTCAATTgtctatttatttgcagttggTATGAATGAAAGATCATCTTTAAGCCCATATTAATTTTCCTGTATGGATCTTTGGAGGCTTCTGAttcctcaaattatccaaatttaTTCATTCCAATAGTTTGGCTCATAACATAAGGGGTATATATGTAGAAAGTATATCCTTTAAAGAAATTACAGATACTAAAATAAACCCAATCTGTCAAACACTATATGTAAAATAAACCCAATTTGTCAAACACATTATCTCAACCCAATCTGTCAATCGTTTTCTTGTTTCTAACCATCTAAGTGCAATTGTTAATTCCCTAATAGAGTTagagcattaaaaaaaataaaaatcaacatcTACATCTCCTCATCGATAGTCCCTaatgcaaaggaaaatgatagggccACCGCTAGTGGCTCCCGCTGGGGGCCACCGCTggccctattttttttttttttaattttttttttttttaatgattaagtaatttttttataatattattataatttttttatatttttttaaaatgtttaaaagtattaaaaaataatttaaaaaaaaaatcaaaaaggcaaaaaaatgtttttgccTAACGGTGACccccagcgggagccaccaaCAATGCCTGTAGCACCGTCCAATGCAAATAGCCAAAGAGAATAGGTTCAGTGAACAAAGAGTTAatgttaaaaacttaaaatctaGAACAAATTAGAGcaaa
This is a stretch of genomic DNA from Carya illinoinensis cultivar Pawnee chromosome 3, C.illinoinensisPawnee_v1, whole genome shotgun sequence. It encodes these proteins:
- the LOC122304845 gene encoding uncharacterized mitochondrial protein AtMg00860-like, translating into MGDHVGHLKAVLAILKQHQLYAKASKCAFGCQEVEYLGYIISNEGVNANPMKISTMMEWPTPKNPKALRGFLELTGYYKKFVRGSIRIVAPLTTLLNKNSFSWTEEVTQAFLALKITMVNPPVLGLPNFSKAFVVECDASRNILGAVLILKMEALFAGLLVQGEDISASIC